One segment of Kogia breviceps isolate mKogBre1 chromosome 14, mKogBre1 haplotype 1, whole genome shotgun sequence DNA contains the following:
- the SLC12A5 gene encoding solute carrier family 12 member 5 isoform X5: MLNNLTDCEDGDGGANPGDGNPKESSPFINSTDTEKGKEYDGKNMALFEEEMDTSPMVSSLLSGLANYTNLPQGSREHEEAENNEGGKKKPVQAPRMGTFMGVYLPCLQNIFGVILFLRLTWVVGIAGVMESFCMVFICCSCTMLTAISMSAIATNGVVPAGGSYYMISRSLGPEFGGAVGLCFYLGTTFAGAMYILGTIEILLAYLFPAMAIFKAEDASGEAAAMLNNMRVYGTCVLTCMATVVFVGVKYVNKFALVFLGCVILSILAIYAGVIKSAFDPPNFPICLLGNRTLSRHGFDVCAKLAWEGNETVTTRLWGLFCSSRFLNATCDEYFTRNNVTEIQGIPGAASGLIKENLWSSYLTKGVIVERRGMPSVGLADGTPVDMDHPYVFSDMTSYFTLLVGIYFPSVTGIMAGSNRSGDLRDAQKSIPTGTILAIATTSAVYISSVVLFGACIEGVVLRDKFGEAVNGNLVVGTLAWPSPWVIVIGSFFSTCGAGLQSLTGAPRLLQAISRDGIVPFLQVFGHGKANGEPTWALLLTACICEIGILIASLDEVAPILSMFFLMCYMFVNLACAVQTLLRTPNWRPRFRYYHWTLSFLGMSLCLALMFICSWYYALVAMLIAGLIYKYIEYRGAEKEWGDGIRGLSLSAARYALLRLEEGPPHTKNWRPQLLVLVRVDQDQNVVHPQLLSLTSQLKAGKGLTIVGSVLEGTFLDNHPQAQRAEESIRRLMEAEKVKGFCQVVISSNLRDGVSHLIQSGGLGGLQHNTVLVGWPRNWRQKEDHQTWRNFIELVRETTAGHLALLVTKNVSMFPGNAERFSEGSIDVWWIVHDGGMLMLLPFLLRHHKVWRKCKMRIFTVAQMDDNSIQMKKDLTTFLYHLRITAEVEVVEMHESDISAYTYEKTLVMEQRSQILKQMHLTKNEREREIQSITDESRGSIRRKNPANTRLRLNVPEETAGDSEEKPEEEVQLIHDQSAPSCPSSSPSPGEEPEREGEADPEKVHLTWTKDKSVAEKNKGPSPVSSEGIKDFFSMKPEWENLNQSNVRRMHTAVRLNEVIVKKSRDAKLVLLNMPGPPRNRNGDENYMEFLEVLTEHLDRVMLVRGGGREVITIYS; encoded by the exons ATGCTAAACAACCTGACGGACTGCGAGGACGGCGATGGGGGAGCCAACCCTG GTGACGGCAACCCCAAGGAGAGCAGCCCTTTCATCAACAGCACCGACACGGAGAAGGGGAAGGAGTACGATGGCAAGAACATGGCCCTGTTTGAG GAGGAGATGGACACCAGCCCCATGGTGTCCTCCCTGCTTAGTGGCCTGGCCAACTACACCAACCTGCCCCAGGGAAGCAGGGAGCATGAAGAGGCGGAAAACAATGAGGGCGGAAAGAAGAAGCCGGTGCAG GCCCCCCGCATGGGCACCTTCATGGGCGTCTACCTGCCGTGCCTGCAGAACATTTTTGGCGTCATCCTCTTCCTGCGACTCACTTGGGTGGTGGGCATTGCAGGCGTCATGGAGTCCTTCTGCATGgtcttcatctgctgctcctgt ACGATGCTCACGGCCATTTCCATGAGTGCAATTGCAACCAATGGTGTTGTGCCTG CTGGCGGCTCCTACTACATGATTTCCAGGTCTCTGGGTCCAGAGTTTGGGGGCGCTGTGGGCCTCTGCTTCTACCTGGGCACTACGTTTGCTGGGGCCATGTACATCCTGGGCACCATCGAAATCCTGCTG GCTTACCTCTTCCCAGCTATGGCCATTTTTAAGGCAGAAGATGCCAGCGGGGAGGCAGCAGCCATGCTGAACAACATGCGTGTGTATGGCACCTGTGTGCTCACCTGCATGGCCACCGTGGTATTTGTGGGCGTCAAGTATGTCAACAAGTTTGCCCTTGTCTTCCTGGGTTGTGTCATCCTCTCCATCCTGGCCATCTATGCCGGGGTCATCAAATCTGCCTTTGACCCACCCAACTTCCC GATCTGCCTGCTGGGGAACCGCACACTGTCTCGCCATGGCTTTGATGTCTGTGCCAAGCTGGCTTGGGAAGGAAATGAGACAGTGACCACACGGCTCTGGGGCCTTTTCTGCTCCTCCCGATTCCTCAACGCCACCTGTGATGAGTACTTCACCCGAAACAATGTCACGGAGATCCAGGGCATTCCTGGTGCCGCCAGTGGCCTCATCAAAG AGAACCTCTGGAGCTCCTACCTGACCAAGGGGGTGATTGTGGAAAGGCGTGGGATGCCCTCGGTGGGCCTGGCAGATGGTACCCCTGTCGACATGGACCATCCCTATGTCTTCAGCGATATGACCTCCTACTTCACCCTGCTGGTCGGCATCTACTTCCCCTCGGTCACAG GGATCATGGCTGGTTCTAACCGCTCTGGGGACCTGCGGGATGCCCAGAAGTCAATTCCCACTGGTACCATCCTGGCCATCGCCACCACCTCCGCTGTCT ACATCAGCTCCGTTGTTCTGTTTGGGGCCTGCATCGAGGGGGTCGTCCTTCGGGACAA GTTTGGCGAAGCTGTGAACGGCAACCTGGTGGTGGGCACGCTGGCCTGGCCGTCGCCCTGGGTTATTGTCATCGGCTCTTTCTTCTCCACCTGTGGGGCTGGGCTGCAGAGCCTCACGGGGGCTCCACGCCTGCTGCAGGCCATCTCCCGCGATGGCATAGTGCCTTTCCTGCAG GTTTTCGGCCACGGCAAAGCCAACGGAGAGCCAACGTGGGCCTTGCTCCTCACTGCCTGCATCTGCGAGATTGGCATCCTCATTGCATCCCTGGACGAGGTCGCCCCCATCCTCTCTAT GTTCTTTCTGATGTGCTACATGTTTGTGAACCTGGCCTGTGCGGTACAGACGCTGCTGAGGACGCCCAACTGGCGGCCACGCTTTCGCTATTACCACTG GACACTCTCGTTCCTGGGCATGAGCCTCTGCCTGGCCCTCATGTTCATCTGCTCCTGGTATTATGCCTTGGTGGCCATGCTCATTGCTGGGCTCATCTACAAGTATATCGAGTACCGTGG GGCGGAGAAGGAGTGGGGCGATGGGATCCGAGGCCTGTCTCTCAGCGCTGCTCGCTACGCCCTGTTACGCCTAGAGGAAGGGCCCCCGCACACCAAGAACTGGAG GCCGCAGCTGCTGGTGCTGGTGCGTGTGGACCAAGACCAGAACGTGGTACATCCACAGCTGCTCTCGCTGACCTCCCAGCTCAAGGCAGGGAAGGGCCTGACCATTGTGGGCTCTGTCCTTGAGGGCACCTTTCTGGACAACCATCCCCAGGCCCAGCGGGCGGAGGAG TCCATCCGGCGCCTGATGGAGGCAGAGAAGGTGAAGGGCTTCTGCCAGGTAGTGATCTCCTCCAACCTGCGAGATGGCGTGTCCCACCTGATTCAGTCTGGGGGCCTCGGGGGGCTGCAGCACAACACCGTGCTCGTTGGCTGGCCCCGAAACTGGCGGCAGAAGGAAGATCATCAGACGTGGAGGAACTTCATTG AGCTGGTCCGGGAAACCACGGCCGGTCACCTGGCCCTGCTGGTCACCAAGAACGTCTCCATGTTTCCTGGTAACGCGGAGCGCTTCTCGGAGGGCAGCATCGACGTCTGGTGGATTGTGCACGACGGGGGCATGCTCATGCTGCTGCCCTTCCTGCTGCGGCACCACAag GTTTGGCGGAAGTGCAAGATGCGAATCTTCACTGTGGCCCAGATGGACGACAATAGCATCCAGATGAAGAAGGATTTGACCACATTTCTGTACCATTTACGTATCACCGCGGAGGTCGAAGTGGTGGAGATG CATGAGAGCGACATCTCCGCTTACACCTACGAGAAGACGTTGGTGATGGAGCAGCGTTCCCAGATCCTCAAGCAGATGCATTTAACCAAGAATGAACGGGAGCGGGAG ATCCAGAGTATCACAGATGAGTCTCGGGGCTCAATCAGGAGAAAGAATCCAGCCAACACTCGGCTCCGCCTCAACGTCCCAGAAGAGACAGCTGGTGACAGCGAGGAGAAGCCGGAAGAGGAG GTGCAGCTGATCCATGACCAGAGTGCTCCCAGCTGCCCCAGCAGCTCACCGTCCCCGGGGGAGGAGCCCGAACGAGAGGGTGAGGCAGATCCAGAGAAAGTGCATCTCACCTGGACCAAGGACAAATCTGTGGCGGAGAAGAACAAGGGCCCCAGTCCTGTCTCCTCAGAGGGCATCAAGGACTTCTTCAGCATGAAGCC GGAGTGGGAGAACTT gaaCCAGTCCAACGTACGGCGCATGCACACCGCTGTGCGGCTGAACGAGGTCATCGTCAAGAAATCCCGGGACGCCAAGCTTGTTTTGCTCAACATGCCTGGGCCTCCCCGCAACCGTAACGGTGACGAAAATT ACATGGAGTTCCTCGAGGTCCTCACCGAACACCTGGACCGGGTGATGCTGGTCCGCGGCGGCGGCCGCGAGGTCATCACCATCTACTCCTGA
- the SLC12A5 gene encoding solute carrier family 12 member 5 isoform X2, giving the protein MLNNLTDCEDGDGGANPGDGNPKESSPFINSTDTEKGKEYDGKNMALFEEEMDTSPMVSSLLSGLANYTNLPQGSREHEEAENNEGGKKKPVQAPRMGTFMGVYLPCLQNIFGVILFLRLTWVVGIAGVMESFCMVFICCSCTMLTAISMSAIATNGVVPAGGSYYMISRSLGPEFGGAVGLCFYLGTTFAGAMYILGTIEILLAYLFPAMAIFKAEDASGEAAAMLNNMRVYGTCVLTCMATVVFVGVKYVNKFALVFLGCVILSILAIYAGVIKSAFDPPNFPICLLGNRTLSRHGFDVCAKLAWEGNETVTTRLWGLFCSSRFLNATCDEYFTRNNVTEIQGIPGAASGLIKENLWSSYLTKGVIVERRGMPSVGLADGTPVDMDHPYVFSDMTSYFTLLVGIYFPSVTGIMAGSNRSGDLRDAQKSIPTGTILAIATTSAVYISSVVLFGACIEGVVLRDKFGEAVNGNLVVGTLAWPSPWVIVIGSFFSTCGAGLQSLTGAPRLLQAISRDGIVPFLQVFGHGKANGEPTWALLLTACICEIGILIASLDEVAPILSMFFLMCYMFVNLACAVQTLLRTPNWRPRFRYYHWTLSFLGMSLCLALMFICSWYYALVAMLIAGLIYKYIEYRGAEKEWGDGIRGLSLSAARYALLRLEEGPPHTKNWRPQLLVLVRVDQDQNVVHPQLLSLTSQLKAGKGLTIVGSVLEGTFLDNHPQAQRAEESIRRLMEAEKVKGFCQVVISSNLRDGVSHLIQSGGLGGLQHNTVLVGWPRNWRQKEDHQTWRNFIELVRETTAGHLALLVTKNVSMFPGNAERFSEGSIDVWWIVHDGGMLMLLPFLLRHHKVWRKCKMRIFTVAQMDDNSIQMKKDLTTFLYHLRITAEVEVVEMHESDISAYTYEKTLVMEQRSQILKQMHLTKNEREREIQSITDESRGSIRRKNPANTRLRLNVPEETAGDSEEKPEEEVQLIHDQSAPSCPSSSPSPGEEPEREGEADPEKVHLTWTKDKSVAEKNKGPSPVSSEGIKDFFSMKPNQSNVRRMHTAVRLNEVIVKKSRDAKLVLLNMPGPPRNRNGDENYMEFLEVLTEHLDRVMLVRGGGREVITIYS; this is encoded by the exons ATGCTAAACAACCTGACGGACTGCGAGGACGGCGATGGGGGAGCCAACCCTG GTGACGGCAACCCCAAGGAGAGCAGCCCTTTCATCAACAGCACCGACACGGAGAAGGGGAAGGAGTACGATGGCAAGAACATGGCCCTGTTTGAG GAGGAGATGGACACCAGCCCCATGGTGTCCTCCCTGCTTAGTGGCCTGGCCAACTACACCAACCTGCCCCAGGGAAGCAGGGAGCATGAAGAGGCGGAAAACAATGAGGGCGGAAAGAAGAAGCCGGTGCAG GCCCCCCGCATGGGCACCTTCATGGGCGTCTACCTGCCGTGCCTGCAGAACATTTTTGGCGTCATCCTCTTCCTGCGACTCACTTGGGTGGTGGGCATTGCAGGCGTCATGGAGTCCTTCTGCATGgtcttcatctgctgctcctgt ACGATGCTCACGGCCATTTCCATGAGTGCAATTGCAACCAATGGTGTTGTGCCTG CTGGCGGCTCCTACTACATGATTTCCAGGTCTCTGGGTCCAGAGTTTGGGGGCGCTGTGGGCCTCTGCTTCTACCTGGGCACTACGTTTGCTGGGGCCATGTACATCCTGGGCACCATCGAAATCCTGCTG GCTTACCTCTTCCCAGCTATGGCCATTTTTAAGGCAGAAGATGCCAGCGGGGAGGCAGCAGCCATGCTGAACAACATGCGTGTGTATGGCACCTGTGTGCTCACCTGCATGGCCACCGTGGTATTTGTGGGCGTCAAGTATGTCAACAAGTTTGCCCTTGTCTTCCTGGGTTGTGTCATCCTCTCCATCCTGGCCATCTATGCCGGGGTCATCAAATCTGCCTTTGACCCACCCAACTTCCC GATCTGCCTGCTGGGGAACCGCACACTGTCTCGCCATGGCTTTGATGTCTGTGCCAAGCTGGCTTGGGAAGGAAATGAGACAGTGACCACACGGCTCTGGGGCCTTTTCTGCTCCTCCCGATTCCTCAACGCCACCTGTGATGAGTACTTCACCCGAAACAATGTCACGGAGATCCAGGGCATTCCTGGTGCCGCCAGTGGCCTCATCAAAG AGAACCTCTGGAGCTCCTACCTGACCAAGGGGGTGATTGTGGAAAGGCGTGGGATGCCCTCGGTGGGCCTGGCAGATGGTACCCCTGTCGACATGGACCATCCCTATGTCTTCAGCGATATGACCTCCTACTTCACCCTGCTGGTCGGCATCTACTTCCCCTCGGTCACAG GGATCATGGCTGGTTCTAACCGCTCTGGGGACCTGCGGGATGCCCAGAAGTCAATTCCCACTGGTACCATCCTGGCCATCGCCACCACCTCCGCTGTCT ACATCAGCTCCGTTGTTCTGTTTGGGGCCTGCATCGAGGGGGTCGTCCTTCGGGACAA GTTTGGCGAAGCTGTGAACGGCAACCTGGTGGTGGGCACGCTGGCCTGGCCGTCGCCCTGGGTTATTGTCATCGGCTCTTTCTTCTCCACCTGTGGGGCTGGGCTGCAGAGCCTCACGGGGGCTCCACGCCTGCTGCAGGCCATCTCCCGCGATGGCATAGTGCCTTTCCTGCAG GTTTTCGGCCACGGCAAAGCCAACGGAGAGCCAACGTGGGCCTTGCTCCTCACTGCCTGCATCTGCGAGATTGGCATCCTCATTGCATCCCTGGACGAGGTCGCCCCCATCCTCTCTAT GTTCTTTCTGATGTGCTACATGTTTGTGAACCTGGCCTGTGCGGTACAGACGCTGCTGAGGACGCCCAACTGGCGGCCACGCTTTCGCTATTACCACTG GACACTCTCGTTCCTGGGCATGAGCCTCTGCCTGGCCCTCATGTTCATCTGCTCCTGGTATTATGCCTTGGTGGCCATGCTCATTGCTGGGCTCATCTACAAGTATATCGAGTACCGTGG GGCGGAGAAGGAGTGGGGCGATGGGATCCGAGGCCTGTCTCTCAGCGCTGCTCGCTACGCCCTGTTACGCCTAGAGGAAGGGCCCCCGCACACCAAGAACTGGAG GCCGCAGCTGCTGGTGCTGGTGCGTGTGGACCAAGACCAGAACGTGGTACATCCACAGCTGCTCTCGCTGACCTCCCAGCTCAAGGCAGGGAAGGGCCTGACCATTGTGGGCTCTGTCCTTGAGGGCACCTTTCTGGACAACCATCCCCAGGCCCAGCGGGCGGAGGAG TCCATCCGGCGCCTGATGGAGGCAGAGAAGGTGAAGGGCTTCTGCCAGGTAGTGATCTCCTCCAACCTGCGAGATGGCGTGTCCCACCTGATTCAGTCTGGGGGCCTCGGGGGGCTGCAGCACAACACCGTGCTCGTTGGCTGGCCCCGAAACTGGCGGCAGAAGGAAGATCATCAGACGTGGAGGAACTTCATTG AGCTGGTCCGGGAAACCACGGCCGGTCACCTGGCCCTGCTGGTCACCAAGAACGTCTCCATGTTTCCTGGTAACGCGGAGCGCTTCTCGGAGGGCAGCATCGACGTCTGGTGGATTGTGCACGACGGGGGCATGCTCATGCTGCTGCCCTTCCTGCTGCGGCACCACAag GTTTGGCGGAAGTGCAAGATGCGAATCTTCACTGTGGCCCAGATGGACGACAATAGCATCCAGATGAAGAAGGATTTGACCACATTTCTGTACCATTTACGTATCACCGCGGAGGTCGAAGTGGTGGAGATG CATGAGAGCGACATCTCCGCTTACACCTACGAGAAGACGTTGGTGATGGAGCAGCGTTCCCAGATCCTCAAGCAGATGCATTTAACCAAGAATGAACGGGAGCGGGAG ATCCAGAGTATCACAGATGAGTCTCGGGGCTCAATCAGGAGAAAGAATCCAGCCAACACTCGGCTCCGCCTCAACGTCCCAGAAGAGACAGCTGGTGACAGCGAGGAGAAGCCGGAAGAGGAG GTGCAGCTGATCCATGACCAGAGTGCTCCCAGCTGCCCCAGCAGCTCACCGTCCCCGGGGGAGGAGCCCGAACGAGAGGGTGAGGCAGATCCAGAGAAAGTGCATCTCACCTGGACCAAGGACAAATCTGTGGCGGAGAAGAACAAGGGCCCCAGTCCTGTCTCCTCAGAGGGCATCAAGGACTTCTTCAGCATGAAGCC gaaCCAGTCCAACGTACGGCGCATGCACACCGCTGTGCGGCTGAACGAGGTCATCGTCAAGAAATCCCGGGACGCCAAGCTTGTTTTGCTCAACATGCCTGGGCCTCCCCGCAACCGTAACGGTGACGAAAATT ACATGGAGTTCCTCGAGGTCCTCACCGAACACCTGGACCGGGTGATGCTGGTCCGCGGCGGCGGCCGCGAGGTCATCACCATCTACTCCTGA